CCTCATTAATCCACTGAGCATCAGGTTTGTCAGTTTGAAGCCGTGTGAACATTTAGCATGAGCCATTAGCTCAGTACTCACCCTGTTAGTACCACCACAAAGTCCATTACATTCCAGCCATTCCGAAGATAGGAGCCTTTGTGAAACGCAAAACCAAGGGCGATGATCTTAATGCCAGcttcaaaacaaaatattgcaatAAAATAGGGCTCTGTGTCATCCTGTTAAGACAAGAGAGGGTGAGACTGTAACCATTGATATCCATCATCATTAGTTTGTGAATAGGATTTTGTGAACATGATTTTACAATTATGGGCTGAATGTGAGTTAAAAAGCAATTTGATGGCTTCATATCATGACAGAGTGAGTCACATCTGACAGAGCCTTGGCCCATCTGGGGGAGTGGATCAATAAGAGGGTGAGGCACTTTGCTTGAAGGGAGtgacatttcattcttaaaaCAACCAGCCTGCCCCAAGCAGCTAAGTCTATTTGATTGGACAGAGGAGCTCACAGCATTTACCCTTTCAATGGCACGACTTAACAACAGAGTTCAATAGGAAGCCTAAAGTGGCTGTGAACAGGGAATCAAAGGCAGCTCTGTGTGATACTGGTGACCTGACTGAGCACAACTGGTGAGAAACCCCAGCTGCCTTCATGGGTAACATGCACAACGTGTCATTCAACTCTGTAATACTAGTGCTGTATGTAGATAGTATTCATGCATGTGAGAATATAATGACTGACACCTATCATTCCCTTGGCGAGAGGAGTACAGTTAACCAATAATCAACCAAATATGATATAATATTGGTATGGTACATGTAACCCATGTGATGGTTTCTTACCAAGCGCTCTGACATGGGGGTCTTGTCGCTGGCTGGTAGGTGCTGCTCCAAGGCAAGGACGATGCAGTTGGCTATAATGGTGGCCAGGATCAGGTATTCAAATGGAGTGAGACGGTTAAGAAAAACACACTGTATAAATGTTAGGCATAACTACCATATGCAATACattagaagaagtagaagaatcGTTCCTGACAGAAATATTCTGCAATTACCACATTCAAAAGCTGCTTAACAGAAGAGTACCATAAATTATACAAGAACTGAAGCATAATGACAATGGGTGCAGTAATAAGCTACCAAAACTGAATTGAGTTGCATTGGATCTCAGAATGCAACACTAAACATGTGTAACTGAGAGAAACTGAGTGATTTGTCAGTTGCTGCTGTTCCTGTAATTGCATGGTTGTTTATGGAGGCTATATCTCTCCTCTGGAAACATTGGTGCACAGAGGACTAGCACCTCACCTCAGCCAATGGGATACAGTACATCAACAGCCAATGTGACATCATTCACTGGTCTAGGGCTGCTACAATGGCCCCATGACCCTAGAATCTAACTCAAGGGAGAAGATAGAAATAGTGCATAGTGGTTTGGAAAGACACAGGTAAGCTAAAGGCTGAGAAGTGTTTACTCAGCACCAGAGTTAACCAAGCAGTTATGCAAGTAATGGATGCCataaaacaaatgtatgcacattAATTGCAATACCTCAAAAGGTTAATTAATCAAATCTCATGAAATAGTGCTTCAGGAGTGACGGTTTCTCTATGCACAGTTTTGACAAACTGTAGAGGATATTGGTATCCCTCATTTGGAAAAGTATCTAAAATATCTCATATCAACAGGTGGTCAACACTGCCAGAGCATTTTATGGGACATAAAGGACAATATTAATCAATTTTGCCATGAAATCAAATTGGTTGTGTAAACTAAACTACATACACAACTAACTTCCAAGCTTTTGTTTATCCCTATTTTTGTTCCAATGCCTACCAATAATAGCCTACACCGGAGTTAGTGTCTAAACATGATCATTCTATGTTTGACTGTGAGAGAAATCGACCAGCACTTAATTCTTATGGATCACTGCTTTGATAGGACACGCACGCAAAATAGCCTGTCTGTGTTTAATAGACAGCCTTCCCGCTAGTTTCCCATTTATTGTTGAGCAGCATTTTGCGCGTGGGTAAGTTTAGCACCTTGGAGAGCGCTGGTGCTGAAACGTGTACACAGTAGCTACTGTAGGTTACGTGATATAAAACACCTAAATTGTTTTGGTTGCTAGGAGAGACTTGGTCCCAGAAACAAATGGAGCGATGCCGCAGCTATTTGATATGTAACAATGGCATAGTTCCCTGGGCAGACTATCACATAGGCTTGTTTACTTAGCCCATATACCGGAATCGATTGCATTAGGAAAGTAGAACGTAAAATGGGTAGGCCTAATCACTTATAAATGTATRGTGCTTCACAAAATCCAGTCAAAATATCCGGCTGAACAGTATCACCAATTACCCCATTGTAGTGGGTTCTctcatctgagagtggttacaggCTATATAGGGCTACTGAGATGGGTTATACTGTATTGCAAAGTCAACAGCTGTTGTTCGTCCATGCCATATTACAGCCTACAACAAATTAACTTAAAACCATGCCCTATAGTCTAGAACTTTTCCCCCTGTGCACAATCACGTTGACATTAAATCCCACTGATAAGCTTATAAACAAATATTGCACTGGTACCAGAAATAGGTTGTTTTAAGCAAAAAAGGATATGGCCATTCGGTAATCTTTTGGGCATATTTCCGTATGATACAGTCCTCACTAAAGATGAATAGAGACCGGTTGACAGTAAGACAGCTCTGCTTGACAGGGATGGGGTTGTAAATGGCCATTGTCCTGGCTCGTTGGGCCATTGATTGTTTGTACACCCTAGGGCCGCTTGGGGGGCCTGCTGGCCTACCTGCCACTCTTGGTGGGCCCGCTTGACAGACCCCTCCACGCCGGTTAGATAGTTCCTCTTCGAAGCGAGCCATTCTAGAATCGCACAAATCTTACTCAAATAATCTAAACTGACACTAGATAAAAGATAGAGAAAacgcatcacaacacacacagttgttCCAGCCACGCGATCCTTTCGGTGTGTGGAATGTTCAAGAGAATATTCAACAAATAAAAGGAAGTATTTTTCTTCAGAGATTCTGTTTGGTTGTCTCCGCCTTGTTACTTCCCATAATGTCAATTGTCCAGATGTCCAAATGATATGAAACATGAAGGATAAAGTTTATATTTCCATGTCACATATTTGTCCATTAGTGTTCTTCTGGCTgaatggctatatatatatatgtcctcTTTCACTGGGCTATAAGCTTTAAAAAAACATCCAGTTTAACACATGTCGAGCGATGACAATTCGCATAACATAAGGCTATGACTGCATAGCTGACTTACAATACGGTCCACATAAAATAGATGCATTTATCTGGTGTTTCCGACTCGATTGGTTTGCCATTGCGCGTTCAAGTTAATCTTTTTTATTACTTCCTACGTTTCTTATCAAAACGAGGTACCTCACATGATCCGTTCCATTAATCTCCCTATTAATTCGGGCACGGTGTAACGAGAAAACACGGAGTTGGCACCTCTGCTTCCGCTAAATCACTCCCTGGCAATGTATAATGTAACCACTTTCTCCAGCCAGTGCTCCTTATGAATCGACACACGTGACTAAAAAGACGCCAGGCAGTGGCTCCACCTGTACGGTCTCTGTATCCATAGCACCAGGGAGAAAGAAGGAATCAgttcctctcactctccctgaTCAGAATAATCACGGATGTTTCTTGAGAAATCGCGTCAAACAatgcaaatattgaaataatgaaCCCACtctccccaaaaatgtattaattttttcattatatattttttcataataTCATCCGCTATCTCCTGAAATGTTGCTGTCCTGGGCATTAGTGATGTGCGGGTTGACTAATAgcgtcatgaaatattgtgtggatgaagggctgGTGGGTGGCGGTCGGGTCATAATTTGTTTGGGCCATCTGACATTAGTGCGTAAACCTAAACTTTCGGGCATAACTTTACGCGCCGAATATCCAACACGCCAATCGCTTTTGAGAACCTGCAGAAAAAGTTCATGTAGATCCACTGAGGCAGAAAAGACAATGTTTAAgattaattcaataagagaaaatatgcgaaatggagagttgaaaataaagagaagggagggccaaaAAAGTAATGTTCGGGAAAAATTTGATGAAGTACTAAAAAAAATGTGATAGCAGTGccggctatgttatgtgtgacgattgtgaggcgctatacaaattcgacagtcacaagaccgggacttcaaataggtctaaggcacgtcaagggaactgtagcctacttttgAGATGGGTGAAATGAAATGtggacactgactgtaactcTTCACATAGTCTTAATATGACCTGCAAaatttcagtgccaacagaaattATATTTGAATTTTATAATTTGGCATTTTTATTTGGATATTGAATTAGGATGCAATATTTTTTGAATGTTTAATGCACAAATTGAATTCATAAATGTAACTTTTATTTCATGATTTTAAATTGAACTGAATTAATATTGCATTACATTTCAATTTAATACTCAAattaagtatttatatattcagtTTAAATACAGTAGATATTGCAAGTCTGTAACAAGTTTGCAAACCATCATTTCAAGTTAATCAACGTTTCATATATTAAACTTTTCAGATGCCTTCAGATTCAGTTTAAATTCAGTTCTCTAAATTCAGAATCAAAACCAGaaacaacatcctggtactttgccagccaggaaaGGTAGAGGAGAACAGATGTAATTATACACTCTCTGGTAATCATACACTCTCTGATACTCTCTGGTAAACAGAAGCTTCTGGCggtttctgaagccaatgtggcaTGTTTAATAATATTTCTTGtaattcttttttatttaactaactaggcaattgaagaacaaattcttattttacagtgacggcctaccccagccaaaccctcccctaacaacactgggccaattgtgcaccacctgaTGGGACTCcggatcacagctggttgtgaaacagcccgggatcgaaccagggtctgtagtactTGAATGGGAtaatgcactgagatgcagtcccaGTGCATTATCCCCCtgctgcgccactagggagcccATGAATTCCTCTGAATTAGGCTCTAACGTTTGAACTGCTTTGGCTATAAGttatgaccccattcctgaaagctgagACTCTGGAACATGTATATGCTTTCTGTTCCCCATCAGAGGGCATCCGCCCTCCCATTCAAGTAACATTGCGCTTTGGCTTATCATGGGTGTTGGACCTGGTGGGATATATGGCGCGATTTCAGTGGCAACAGAaactttattttataattttgaaTTAGGATATTGAATtagaatttcatatttttttatgtttaatgcACAAATTGAAATCATAAATTGAACTTGTCCGAGAAGTTGAATAAATTAAACTTGAAATAGCttgtaaacttgatacacagaCAATGAACGCAATATCTATcatattgaaactgaatatataaatattgaatttgaatattcgataaaataatatatttacattATCCTACTATAGGCCATTATTCATTGGCATTGGCTACTCCCATCTTTCTTGTAAACTGGAACACCCATCAACAAATACGACAACTAAATGTTTTATAATGCACTTTATTACTATATTGCGCACTTAATTAAAAAAAGATACATGGAAAAGATGAGCATTTGTCAGTCTAGGCTACCCTTAGCATTTGATTTCTGTCTGCAAAGCCATTAAAATGAAATTTCATATCagtctacatttaaaaaaggagTCATAGTGGTGATAAGGGAGAGAAAGATCCTCACCATGGCTGGGGGAAGACCGAGGTGGCATGGGGGTGTTATGATTGTGTTATGGCAGTATGGGCACATGACTGTTGGGCTGGGCTGGCCACCCTCTCTAAGCTCTGGGCTCTAGCGGCTGACGAGTGTCTACACCTTGGAGAGAAGCACTGGCAGCTGTAATACTTGCTCTTGACCTTCCAGAAGTGATCACCGTAGTCAAACCTGAATGGGGAACACAGGGTAGCCATCAATGCACATGTACTGGAGCCTATTGCTTGAGTATTTTAATTGATACTATAGCCTGACATTAATACAACATAGAAAATTCACCATCtatgtatttattgttttatGCGTCTCACCCAATCTGATCGCCTGACTGAATGGGCTTTCTGGAGAAGAAGGCAATGCGTGGGAACCGCAGGTCCTGATGCATGGTGAACACTCGGACTGCTAGCAGGTTAGGTTCACACAGGTGGTTAATAAACCGACCAATGTTGCCAAAGAGTCGCGCATCAATACAGTGCACATCACCCACCTGCAAGACAGTAGATGAAGCAATCACTCACTCAATGAATTGAATAGAATCACACATTAGTAAAGGCTGTCATGTTGATCCCTCCTGTGAGGCGGTAGCATAAGACAGTCATTAAATTGTACATGTTTCAATATGCTTTAGTGTAACAAATAGCCAACAAGCAAACTATGAGCGAACGCACTAGAGAAGTGCTATAAGAGGAACATGTATCAAAATAATGTTGTCTCGgactctgtggcattgtgtgctCTGCAGCACCTCCCATTGGTATACAAAAGCACTGTACAAACATGCTACAGTAACAATACTACACTCAACTTCGCCATTGGCCAATAAAAATGTGAGTTTCTCATGGACTTCAATTAAAAATCACCTTATTGTCCAGGGTGAAGAGGAATGAGTCATTTTCCCTGCCATCTGCCTCGGCATCAGTAATAATTTCACCCACATACCTGCACAATAAAGATCCTGCTGTATATAATCTGTGTAACCACAACATTAAAATGAAAAACATACTTCCTGTTTTAACATTCTGTTCATGACATCAATATTGGCTCATGTAATTTGTATTCCAAAAAACATACATTGTAAGTGTTCTTCCTGATTCTGAAACTACaattaaaacaatacatttttagttATGGTTAGGCACTTTTCCAAATGCTTGAATTCAAGCATGTCTTCCATAACATTCAGGGCCTCACTCGCAAATGAAAGTTCCTTGAGGAATATCCTGCAGTGCCCTCACACCCCAGCCCATCCTCTGGGTTTTATAGAGCTGCAGCCGAGCCCTGAAAACAGACAAGACAAGATCCAGTCCAACTAACTGATAACAAGTACCGTACAGGAAATAGACTAAAATATAATTGTCAGATATGACTGTTCAGTGTCACACTGAAGCCATATTTGAAACTAATGTTATCGTGCTTGGCTGAAATACTGTATGCAACAGAAAAAAGGTAGACATAGGATGCTGGTGGGTTAGGGAGGCTCTGTTACCTAAGTCCATTCTGAACCACACGGTTCCTGCAGCTCCTCCAACAGGAGCAGGCGTGGTTACACTCAAACAGGACCGGAGGCTCcttctgacagaactccagaggcAGACGCCCCTCCTGAGCAACCACAAGCAACACACTTTACACATTAATATAACACAGCTAACACATCATATGGGAGCTGCAAGAGTCCATAATGTCCATTTGAAATACATGAAAGCAATAAATGTGCCTTGTAATGTGATGTAGTTATGTACTTACTTTGTCATACCAACAGCGCAGGCTGAGCTGGGCACACATGCAGGTATTTGAAGAGCAGTCATCTGTACATACACAATGCTGAAATAGGAGGAGAGTGAGATCTTCATTAAACAACACTTGTCAAGAGTAAGTATGTCACTTGTTCTGGCCCACAGTAACTTATGAAGATTGGACATTGACTGTGTTTCACAGAGCACTGGAGGTTCACCTGTAAATGAGTGATGTCCTTGTCTATATTAATTGGGGAGGTGACACAGCTGTCAGGGACGTATTTGTAGTTATCAGGACAGGAGTCACTGTCCACCCCGTTCACACAGGTGATGGGGACTGCCTCATACCCCCGAGAGATGTccctgaagaggagagaggacgacaAATAATCTACACATATACGGTAATGACATTGTATTTGACCCCTTCATGTTCCCTCTTCCCTCCGTAAGCTAGACCACGCTGTTCTACCTGCTAAGGACCTTCTCTCTATGACTGTCCCTGCTTCTCCTGGCATCTGTCAGCTTCTTATTAGTGTTCAGGGACACCCACACCTTAGAGTTGTAGATACAGCAGTCCAGAGGAGTCTCCCCCTCTCGGTTCTTCAGGTTCACGTCTGCTCCTTGGGACAGAAGCAGTCTGGAGGAGCAGACATCATACTGGATGTGGTTAGAATCTCACACCCCTAGCAAGGCTACGGTTCAGCAGCATGCCTGCCACCCACTGGCCAGGCTAGAGCAGTCACAGYCTctggatgtgagtgtgtgtgaatatatataAAACTGGGCTCATTGCAGGCTAGTGCGCTTATGATAATCTATCTACATATCCAGGTGGGATAGGCTATCGTTCAAGAACAATCTGGTGTCATGCTGCAGCTCTGGGAGAACAGAGACCGGTGTACTACTCACGTCACACATTCCAGTTGATTCTCCCTGGCAGCGATGTGTAGAGTTGAGTCCCCATGGACGTTGACTGCATGGAGGTCACATCTGGCATCAAGCAGAATCTGAGCAATGTCATTGGAGCCAGACAGGGCTGCCCAGTGGAGGCAAATGTTCTCTTCCTGGAGAGGGGTCATAGGTCAATGTGGAAAACATAGCCAGGAGGAATATCTTCCCCAAACACcacagaggtaaaaaaaaaaaaaggaaaaaaatgttttggggggggtattTATGTCAAACGTAACAATATACAGGTATGTCACCTACGGTATACAAATGTCTGAGGAATAAATTATCCTTATACAGACCAGTTGATATGTTCTCCTTTCTCAATAGTTATTACTATRACTTAAGTCGTTCCTTCCTCAAGAAAGTAAGTGGACTAGTAAGTGTGCTCCCAAGGTGACattccaaagtatccctttaacttagATTACACCATATACTGTAGGTGAAACACATGCACCCCACATGTCAGTGAGTACTGGAACCTGGCCTGTGTCTAGCCTCCCCTCCCCAGGCTGTAACAGGTGTGAGAACAGAAGGTAAGGTGTTGCGATGAGATGTACAGTAGGATGAACAGTATGCATCCTGTACAGTACTGACCTTGTCTCGGATGTTAACATCAGCCCCTCTGGAGAGCAGCAGTAGAACAAGCTCTCTGTGCTTGTACTCTATAGCCCAGGTGATGGGGGTCCACCCACCGTCATCCTGAAACCAAGCACAACCAATCGTTGCTTTGAATTCTGTTGCCTATTTGAATATTTGGAGGTATGCTTTTACCAATGGATATAAAAGGTGGCTTTAGATTCCTTTATTGTACATGTATGTGAAAAGGCTTTACTATACTAACAGTTTGTAGGCATtaaaatgaaagacaaaacatGGTAAATCCCCTGGAATCATGATAACAATCTCAGTCTTTAACTTTCCTGTTAAGGTCAGGAGTATTACAATCCATTTAATACTACCCACAACATATTTAACATCCTAATAGGCACTGTTGAACTGGGCTGACTTCCAACAGCACTGACCTCCAACTCATCCTGCCAAACCCTTGCTGAGAGTACACATGAATTATGGATGGATGAAAGAGTGGAGGTTTGAATGAAGCAGTTAAAATGTCAACAGGACCTGTCAGTAGAAGAGGGAGCAGGGCATGGATCTGTACATACCTGACAGTTGACCTGCTTGGATGCCTTGGACAGGAGATGTTGAACTACATCATAATGTCCAAGTTTAGCAGCCAGATGCAGACAGGTCGAGCCCTTGATATCCTGACCGGAGAAGATGAAAATGTTAGTCAGTCTTTTTCTTAATGACTATTTAAAAAAGCACAGATCTTGAGCTGCTACAGTATCTGGTTAATCGTTTTAGACATGAGCGTGTCATGGACTTAAAACAGTTTGATCACTTTCCACCAGAAACCAGCTCATCTAGCAAAGGTCTTGTCCATTTAGCATAATTTGGACAGCTGCTGCATGATTCATTTCTGTGCTCATTTGTGTTAGAAATTGAGAGTTCCGGCAAAAACAAAGTCTCCACCCTCGCAAAAAGAACCCCACGATTGTGGGCACACGCGCAAAGCAGGTTAAGCACCGCGTTCCctaatttgtccaaataaccagtgacaaaaaaacaaaaaatacagaaCTAATGTTGTTCGGATCTCACGCATCCCATTTATTTCTGCCAGATTCTCTCGGTCTTCACACAGAATCTGCCCACAGGAGATTATATGAACGATAACAATGCTGGTTGGGTTAACAGAAGATCATGGCTATCCATGGGGTGATCAATGAGCTATGCTCCACACACTGACCTTATGGCTGAGTGCTGCCCCGGCCCTCAGCAGGTACTTGACTGTGTCCAGATGGTTGTTCTCGCAGGCGTCCATCAGGGGGGTTCTCTGCTCCTCATCAAACATGTCCAGGTTAGCTCCAGCCTAAGGGGGATAGAGAATCAGAAATCTTTCACCCATGTATACTTACACAGTATAATAGAGTGGAAATTCTGTCCGTTTGGGACGCAAAACATCAACCCTGTGCACAGTAAACACAACATTCTCAAGAAGCACCGTCAATACTGACCCAGAAAAGCAAAGACATGTTCTTGTTGTGGGAGACAGTACTTCAAATCTCTGAAGGAATGCAGTAGCGAAGCTAACTTAGCCATCTGCTACACTTGTACACCAAGTGATTATATTGTGTCAGAGTACATCTCCTCACCTGACTACATGTCAGAGTACATCTCCTCACCTGGACAAGCATGTGACAGACCTCCTGGTGTCCTTCAGCTGCTGCAGCATGTAGAGGGGTCCTCTTGTTCTGGCTGTACATCAGGTAGTTGGGGTCTTTTCCATCCACTGGAACAAAGATGTTAATTACCCTTTGTGTCATGTTGACAACTTTCTCCTCGGGGACACTAAAGTATATCATATAATATCATTCATGAAAATAAATCAGTAAGTTATTGTGATCAATGAAAAAGAAGTTAAAATATTAGAAGAGCTGCCTCCATGTAGGAACTAACTTGGCTTATAAAGTGGAGATGTGGTGTGTACATACCCAGCAGGTGGATGACTTTCTGGAGCTCTCCGTGATGGGCAGAGATGTACAGCTGCTTTGTGTGATACTTCACTTTCTTCGGCCTCATACTATACACAcaagagagagggcagggggttGTAGCAGCATCTGTAAGAGTGCTATTATATTCATCATTGACATGAAACAATAATGACCTGCTTTGTGTATAATATAGTATTTTCTCATCCAAATTGTTAAAAGTTTAATAAGGAATGACATTAAAAATAGCCCCCTTGTAACTTTACTTTTCATCatccagggccattaggatgCTCTCCAGTGACGTTTTAGCTGGTTCCTCTCCATCACCTAACATCTCCCTCTTCAGGCTAGTGCAAAACAGCATACAGCAATCATTAGCATTACATATTAACCTAAATACCCA
This portion of the Salvelinus sp. IW2-2015 linkage group LG15, ASM291031v2, whole genome shotgun sequence genome encodes:
- the ehmt1a gene encoding histone-lysine N-methyltransferase EHMT1a isoform X1 yields the protein MERRGVSQESEAGKRHPNPRSVTPTGAKGKKALSAKSHVNKKSKAKMTSVHGSVAGSNGFILHKKQARATPQRKGVSPHGLGKTPPTPADSGREAVIAGISDVQTPSYPCLDPAPTSSTQCAWKTMGKPACNPAALKRLSRDGAESSMEVLGMEKSIAPSHIKLPPSCKGKRVVSTKSQPGSRKRKRKMGMYNFVPKKKSKVLKKESSFVKAGQESGREKRVDLTHREICEIKESQALLAKQCEEKATDLSKGNKMEEEDSCSKQEYTELTLESLDLKAQEELFSPPLSGFPADGEVTETDLSEELPLCCCRMETPCSGESLSQTEHTCMATESVDGLVSRCQRSVLKHEMMRPSNTVHLLVLCEDHRAGMVKHQCCPGCGLFCRAGSFMECRPYGSISHRFHRGCASVIKAQSFCPHCGEDATGAQEVTVPKTVSNPVTVPKAEPVLPSVPAVPAVYPVALLPVVSTRPLIHRAKKTTELERSLDTSPNSLKREMLGDGEEPAKTSLESILMALDDENMRPKKVKYHTKQLYISAHHGELQKVIHLLVDGKDPNYLMYSQNKRTPLHAAAAEGHQEVCHMLVQAGANLDMFDEEQRTPLMDACENNHLDTVKYLLRAGAALSHKDIKGSTCLHLAAKLGHYDVVQHLLSKASKQVNCQDDGGWTPITWAIEYKHRELVLLLLSRGADVNIRDKEENICLHWAALSGSNDIAQILLDARCDLHAVNVHGDSTLHIAARENQLECVTDISRGYEAVPITCVNGVDSDSCPDNYKYVPDSCVTSPINIDKDITHLQHCVCTDDCSSNTCMCAQLSLRCWYDKEGRLPLEFCQKEPPVLFECNHACSCWRSCRNRVVQNGLRARLQLYKTQRMGWGVRALQDIPQGTFICEYVGEIITDAEADGRENDSFLFTLDNKVGDVHCIDARLFGNIGRFINHLCEPNLLAVRVFTMHQDLRFPRIAFFSRKPIQSGDQIGFDYGDHFWKVKSKYYSCQCFSPRCRHSSAARAQSLERVASPAQQSCAHTAITQS
- the ehmt1a gene encoding histone-lysine N-methyltransferase EHMT1a isoform X2 translates to MERRGVSQESEAGKRHPNPRSVTPTGAKGKKALSAKSHVNKKSKAKMTSVHGSVAGSNGFILHKKQARATPQRKGVSPHGLGKTPPTPADSGREAVIAGISDVQTPSYPCLDPAPTSSTQCAWKTMGKPACNPAALKRLSRDGAESSMEVLGMEKSIAPSHIKLPPSCKGKRVVSTKSQPGSRKRKRKMGMYNFVPKKKSKVLKKESSFVKAGQESGREKRVDLTHREICEIKESQALLAKQCEEKATDLSKGNKMEEEDSCSKQEYTELTLESLDLKAQEELFSPPLSGFPADGEVTETDLSEELPLCCCRMETPCSGESLSQTEHTCMATESVDGLVSRCQRSVLKHEMMRPSNTVHLLVLCEDHRAGMVKHQCCPGCGLFCRAGSFMECRPYGSISHRFHRGCASVIKAQSFCPHCGEDATGAQEVTVPKTVSNPVTVPKAEPVLPSVPAVPAVYPVALLPVVSTRPLIHRAKKTTELERSLDTSPNSLKREMLGDGEEPAKTSLESILMALDDENMRPKKVKYHTKQLYISAHHGELQKVIHLLVDGKDPNYLMYSQNKRTPLHAAAAEGHQEVCHMLVQAGANLDMFDEEQRTPLMDACENNHLDTVKYLLRAGAALSHKDIKGSTCLHLAAKLGHYDVVQHLLSKASKQVNCQDDGGWTPITWAIEYKHRELVLLLLSRGADVNIRDKEENICLHWAALSGSNDIAQILLDARCDLHAVNVHGDSTLHIAARENQLECVTLLLSQGADVNLKNREGETPLDCCIYNSKVWVSLNTNKKLTDARRSRDSHREKVLSRDISRGYEAVPITCVNGVDSDSCPDNYKYVPDSCVTSPINIDKDITHLQHCVCTDDCSSNTCMCAQLSLRCWYDKEGRLPLEFCQKEPPVLFECNHACSCWRSCRNRVVQNGLRARLQLYKTQRMGWGVRALQDIPQGTFICEYVGEIITDAEADGRENDSFLFTLDNKVGDVHCIDARLFGNIGRFINHLCEPNLLAVRVFTMHQDLRFPRIAFFSRKPIQSGDQIGFDYGDHFWKVKSKYYSCQCFSPRCRHSSAARAQSLERVASPAQQSCAHTAITQS